From the genome of Pseudocalidococcus azoricus BACA0444, one region includes:
- a CDS encoding ABC transporter ATP-binding protein, giving the protein MASITLHNVSRRFQDSHLGPEASGGIEPLSLEIPDGEFWVLVGPSGCGKSTILRLIAGLETPTTGEIYIGSRLVNQLPAQARDVAMVFQNYALYPHLTVAENIGFGLKMRKTDPSKIQAQVQRIAQMLAISHLLARKPKQLSGGQQQRVALGRAIAREPQVFLLDEPLSNLDAQLRDDTRAELKQLHQTIGVTTLYVTHDQIEAMTLADRIVVLNRGQVQQIGTPAEIYQAPANRMVASFMGQPAMNLWPGVYEDGQVQFGEQGIPCPGALKPRLRAGIGLELGIRPEHLQVEPTAAEMTLKAQVILVEPMGREVWLHCQLPGLVAHPLLVIAPTDHQPTLGEWLKLGFSSEYLYLFEQATGQTLL; this is encoded by the coding sequence ATGGCCAGTATCACCCTCCACAATGTCAGCCGCCGCTTTCAGGATTCCCATTTAGGGCCCGAGGCCAGTGGCGGCATTGAACCCCTGAGCTTAGAAATTCCCGATGGTGAATTTTGGGTATTGGTTGGCCCCTCTGGCTGCGGGAAGTCCACGATTTTGAGATTGATTGCTGGCCTGGAAACCCCAACCACTGGGGAAATTTATATTGGCTCCCGTTTAGTTAATCAACTGCCGGCCCAGGCCCGCGATGTGGCGATGGTCTTCCAAAACTATGCCCTCTATCCCCATTTGACGGTGGCGGAAAATATTGGCTTTGGCTTGAAAATGCGGAAAACAGACCCCAGCAAAATCCAAGCTCAGGTGCAACGGATTGCCCAAATGTTAGCAATTAGCCACCTGCTGGCCCGCAAACCGAAGCAACTTTCTGGGGGACAACAACAACGGGTCGCCCTCGGCCGGGCCATTGCCCGCGAACCCCAAGTCTTTCTGCTGGATGAACCCCTCTCAAATTTAGATGCTCAACTCCGAGACGATACCCGAGCCGAACTCAAACAACTCCATCAAACCATTGGCGTAACCACCCTCTATGTCACCCATGACCAAATTGAGGCGATGACCTTAGCGGATCGGATTGTCGTCCTCAATCGGGGTCAGGTACAGCAAATTGGTACACCAGCAGAAATTTATCAAGCTCCCGCTAATCGGATGGTGGCCAGCTTTATGGGGCAACCGGCCATGAATCTTTGGCCTGGAGTCTATGAGGATGGGCAGGTGCAGTTTGGCGAGCAGGGTATTCCTTGTCCTGGGGCCTTAAAACCGAGATTGCGGGCGGGGATCGGGTTGGAGTTGGGGATTCGCCCAGAACATTTACAGGTAGAACCAACAGCGGCCGAGATGACCCTTAAAGCCCAGGTAATCCTCGTAGAACCGATGGGGCGAGAAGTCTGGTTGCATTGTCAACTCCCCGGCCTGGTGGCTCATCCCCTCTTAGTCATCGCCCCCACAGATCATCAGCCAACCTTAGGGGAATGGTTAAAACTAGGCTTTAGCAGTGAGTATCTCTATCTATTTGAGCAAGCCACGGGTCAGACCTTGCTATAG